The sequence GATGTTTGTTGCCTCATGTTATGCCCCTTTGCCTCATCTTCGACTTCAGCATATTTCCTCAGCACATGCTGCCTGTATAGCTGACAAGGTTGCGGCCTACTTGGCACGCACAATCCTGGCGAGTGACAGGCCCCAAAATATTGGGGCGTCAAGGATTAACTAAAATTCGGGCGTCAAGGATTAACTAAAATTCGTAGAATAACCGTGCAATTTTACTCAACTTTGTTCCTTTTTGTGGATTCTTTAATATTAACAATTCTTCCTTAAAAGGATTTACTAAAATCTCAACTTTATTCCTTTTTGTGGACTCTTTAATATTAACAATTCTTCCTTAAAAGGATTAACTAAAATCTCAACTTTGTTCCTTTTTGTGGAGTCTTTACCATTAACAATTCTTCCTTAAAAGGATTAACTAAAATCAGCATGTatagaaaaagacaaaaagaagagTCAGTTTCAAAAGATATTGGAGATGCGGGGTATCGATCCCCGTACCTCTCGCATGCTAAGCGAGCGCTCTACCATCTGAGCTACATCCCCTGTTTTGTTTAGCAGATGGCACTTTATgctatttctcttttttcccaCATTCTCCAACTGCAAGCTCCTTCAGAGTATACAATCAATATTCAGCACTGTCCAGTGTCAGTTTTGCAACAAGCGAGCTCAACAAAAATCAAAATGTTAAGAAGATTAGTGCTCCAGGCTTCAACTCAGCGTTGTTCGCTGTTTGGTGCTTCGTCGTCACTCTCATGGTGTCgtcaatcttcttcttcttcttcttcccagtCTCCTAACAGTAATTTTGTCGAACACTTGGAGGACAATGAACCAGCTAGTCCTACTCCCCCCTCTGCAGCTATCTCCATTGACCGATCCGGCTTACATAATCCTCCTCGTACGTTATATTTCTATCTCAATGCTATTTCCAACTCTTTATCctgtttgatttttaatttttttttttttttgatgattttctaATTGCCTTGTAAACTGCAGAGCATTCACATGAACCGTCATCGGATTGCGAGCTTGTTAAGCATCTTAAGAGCATTATCAAGGTGTATGCATTTGCTTTCTATGATCAATTCTGCCATTTTGGATTGAATTTAGCCAACAGTTTAGTGTAGTTTAGCGAAGGTTGTAGAATTTCTCTTCCTCTTTtctataccttaattaatgatgCATCAATCAGGTTTAATCCTAGTTCGGTACTTCCCCCGTTaacttttacttgtcatattcCACTTTATGAGAGTAAATTTGACTAATCTTCGGAGCTAAGTTGAAATAGATTAGTTtgatattttaagttttaagatttagatgtttgaaaactatatgaaaaatactataagttGCAGTACTTCTCGTATTAATATGATGGAAAATATATCTTTAATGTTGGTCAAAATCCGTATAGTTCGACTTTCGGGAAGTGAAACGTGGCAAGTAAATATGACGGAGGGAGTGATATGAATCAATCAATAGCTAGCACCTCAATGAATTTACTACTCCGCATCAGCATATTGGCCATAATCCCTGATCTGTAGGGGATAAAATGTTATTGCTGGTGAAACCATTTCTTAGtggataaaaactaaaaactgttGAATATATACTTGGATTTTCATTTGCATGAAAAATCCTTAATCTAAATTTGGTCAGCTAGTGAATGCAAATATGCAATGGTGAACTGGGAAACCCTGCAGATATCTGTATCTTTTATTTTCCTCCCTTAGGAGATTCAGTATCTCAAGCTGGTTAAGTTTTCAGTTCAGGGGCGGACCCATCTCAGTTGCCGAATATATGGAGGAAGTCTTGACGAACCCAAAGGCAGGGTTCTACATTAATCGTGATGTGTTTGGCGCTGAAGGTGATTTTATTACCTCTCCTGAAGTTAGCCAAATGTTTGGAGAGGTACTTTAGTTACAGAGGGGTTTCTCTTCCTTCGTCATTGGTTGAGttctaaaaattaaagaataaccAAATTTAACCAGTGTTTTGTTTGATTTCCtgattttctctttctttagaTGGTTGGTGTTTGGGCAATGTGTCTTTGGGAGCAAATGGGAcaaccaaaaaatttaaatcttgtgGAGCTGGGACCCGGTCGAGGAACTCTCTTAGCTGATCTTCTACGAGTACAGTCCCACTGAACTACATCCTCTCCAACTTGCATCTCTTAAGTTTTTCATATTGATTCTTAAAATATTGATCTAGTTCTGATATGCCTAAAAATGCACTTGTTGAGTTCTGGATCACAGGGTGCATCAAAATTTAGGAACTTTACCGACTCTTTGCACATACACATGGTTGAATGTAGTCCAACTCTAAGGAAACTCCAATATCGGAACTTGAAGTGCATAAACAAGAATGACACAGATGGAGATGCGGAGGAACACATTATTAGCAGGTTGACTGGGACCAGTGTATCATGGCATGCCACCCTGGAGCAGGTTCCTGCAGGAAGTAAGAAATTGTTACCTGCTACTTTAATAAGTTACATGTTCTTTAAAGTGTAAACCTGTTCAAATGTTTCATGAACCGATACAAACATACTattgttttcttctatttgatcTTGAAGCTTGGTGGAAAATTGTATGATCATCTATATATAGGTTTCCTTACATTTTCTTTACTTTGACTTCTCAGCACCTACAATCATCATTGCCCATGAATTTTACGATGCGTTACCTGTTCATCAATTTCAGGTTCGTTTGTATGACCTCTATTTTATGGGTCAATAGTTTTTGCTAATCCATTTTTACCCAGCAGTTTCCTGTTAAATATTTAACTGCAAATTATCTACTTTCATCTATCATTTAAACTATGAAACTACCAGAGAATATCCTGGAGAGGGAAATACATTTACAGTGGAAaatttggtatttggttcttccaactaagaaacaacttaagaaatcCTGGAGATGGAAATACAATGAAaatctttgatatttttggagttttattTTTGTGCCTACTGGAATTTACAACCCCCTTCCTCCATCGCCAACCCCACCCACCCACATACAAAAACCATATAGCATTATTAGTACAAGAAGCATTAAAGTATTGTGAGCATCAGGTTGACAGCTTAAAGTATTCTATCAGTCTTGGCATCTATTGTAGTATAGTGAATATCAGCTTGATTTCTTTGTATACATGCAGAGAGCATCTCTAGGCTGGTGTGAAAAAATGGTTGATGTTGCTGAAAATTCAATGTAAGGTCTCAAGCTAATCTATCATTTGTCTCTCTctatattaatttcttttaatattGCCCTTTTGTAACTTCCTTTTTTAACTTTGTCGGATAGGTTTCAGTTTGTTTTGTCTAAGCAGCCAACCCCTGCAACTCTGTATCTCTTGAAGCGCTTCAAATGGGCCGAGAATGAAGAAATAGGCAAGCTTGAACAAGTTGAGGTTTGCCCCAAAGCAATGGATTTGACTCAAGCAATTGCTAAAAGAATTGGTTCAGATGGTGGTGGGGCTCTCATTATTGATTATGGTCTAAATGGAATAGTCTCAGACAGTCTTCAGGTCAGTTGCGATACCAAAAGCACTCTTTCCTACATCCATGGTTTTGGCTAGCAAAATCCATTTTCTTCCGCGTTGCTTCATTTTCTTAGAAAGTTGGAACAGTGGTTGGACCAAGAAACTGGCTGAAAAAGTGTGATCTCTATTTACTCAATGCTGAAACTCTGATTGCCCAAACATGATGTCAACACTAGACATTGTTTTTGGTTTGTTTGGATTAGTGGGTGATCAAATACCAAAAAGTTCTATGGTGCATATCGTCTTATAAATACGAGTATGTCAAAGATCTTACGATTACTTGAATAGTTATTTTCAATGTCCTTTTGATGTTTTCGCACAACTTAAATGCATTGTTACATTTCAGCCACATTTTTGAGCTATCCCTCTACACTTGAGCTGAGGGCcttcggaaacaacctctctacctccacgaggtaagGGTGAGGTttgcgtatactctaccctccccaaaccgcacttgtgggatttcattgGGTATGTTGATGTAGTTTTTGAGCTATCCTGCTATACACAATAACAACTATGCTTCAATTCCAAGCAAGTTGGAATCGGCCGATCGGCTACATAAATACTCACTATCTTTGTCGCTCTTAGTAACCGTGCAAAGTCTAACTATGACATGCAATTAGAGATAGAGGGAactaattttattctattttattacatatcatattttgcatgAAAATTGAGTAGTTAATTTGACTTGTATGTGATTTTGGTAATAGAGGAAGGACAACATTACATTGTTTCTTGAAAAGCTGGTCTGATGAAGTAAATAGGATTTGAAGTTCCTGAAACTTAGTAAATATTGTGATGCTTATTCTCCCCATTTCCATCATACAGGCTATCCGAAAACATGGATTTGTTAATATACTGGATAATCCTGGAACTGCTGATCTTAGTGCTTATGTTGACTTTGCTGCTATCAGGCACTCTGCAGAAGTAGCTTCAGGTATGTCTGCATTAGAATTTTCTTAGCTCCAATTTCTTAAAGTTCAATTCCATATTCGCAAGGTTTAACAAATACTAGTAGATGTTTAATGTTAATCTAATTGTTCATATGATCGActttgcagatgatgtggctgTGCATGGCCCAATGACTCAGTCTCAGTTTCTTGGGGCACTAGGAATAAATTTTCGGGCTGAGGCATTGATGGAGAACTGCACAGATGAACAAGCTGATTCTTTAAGAACAGGTTACTGGCGTTTGGTGGGTGAAGGCGAGGCACCATTCTGGGAGGGTCCTGCAGAGCAGGCTCCTCTTGGGATGGGAACCAGATATTTGGCAATGGCAATTGTGAACAAGAAGCAAGGAGTACCTATTCCATTTCAATAAAAAATCTGGATGTGTGTAGCTTAGCTGGGTAAAAGGCTTGGAACAAACAGGATGCTAATTCTATTATCATCCTGTTTCCATGCAGTGAGGCTTTTCCTTTATTTATGAAGGAGAGAATATCTTGTCTTTTCATATagtgcctttttttttttgttcatttctgAAAAGTGGAGAATATGGGGCAACAGAAGAATATAGATCCTACATCAAGTTATTACGCTATGTTGCTTCTGCAAGTTGGCCGAAGCTAAAGGATTGAAAGATTTTTGGAGGACTGGTCTATATTTTTAAAGTTTCTTGTTTTATTTGACTTATActttcataaataataaaatcgaATCACAAAAGACGTGATACTTTTACAGTACTTCAGTTGTATAAAAGATGGTGCtgtaattatttgaaaaataatactaGTATAATTGTTTCTTTGAgtccttttttttcttaaaatttcagTTGTATCCATTTGTTCTTTCCAAAAAAGTAAATTAATGTTTGACTATATCTATTTGAATTGATTCTTGCACTTAACTATAGCACTTTAGTGGATAGAAAAACAAGCACTCTAGCAGGCATAGATTCCAAAAATTccactttatttgaaattatgaAGACTGATTTGAAGATGAAGTtgtgtttaattattattatattttttgtaaagaataatagaaataatatttgTGTTTCAATGtacttaaatataattttaaaaataataaataaataaaaaaaagtaggttataaattatatttcaaactaaatgtaaaatttttatgatcaaacactaatttttaaaataataataataatgcttacttcgtttaaaaaagaatgatctacttttctttttagtctgtttaaaaaagaatgattctttttttttataatactttaattaatattataataaaaaatattttgatacatttgacacaactatTATTTAAAACCATAAGATTTAAAAGTAAGGAATAATAATTAATTCGATAGCTGAAACAAAAATCCAAATTGACATTTGGTGGTGGGAGCAAAGATAAAAGGCAGCGTTATCATCTCTCGTCTAAATAGTTTCTTCGTATTTTGACCGACTTTGCGTAGGAAGTGAAAAGTAGAATGGGAAGCTTCCTTTCAAGTATGGTGGGTGGAGTTGAGGCGCAGGCAGCGACGGAAGAATCAGGATCGCCGTCAGAGGAATCGTGTGTGATTGCTTTTCATTCATCCAATCGCTGGCAACTTCACTTCAACAACTCTAAGCAATTGAATAAACTGGTATCATCTATTCGTTTTTTGGCAAATTTTAGGGTTTAGATTTTTGAGTGATCTGACCTTGATTAATTGATTTCGTTGCTAGATTGTTGTGGATTTTGCGGCTTCATGGTGTGGCCCTTGCAAGTTCATAGAGCCGGCTATCAAAGCTATGGCTTCCAAGTATACTGACGTTGACTTCGTCAAAATTGACGTCGATGAGCTCTCGGTACGTGACGCCAGAATCTCAATTCA comes from Capsicum annuum cultivar UCD-10X-F1 chromosome 2, UCD10Xv1.1, whole genome shotgun sequence and encodes:
- the LOC107860561 gene encoding protein arginine methyltransferase NDUFAF7 homolog, mitochondrial, translating into MALYAISLFSHILQLQAPSEYTINIQHCPVSVLQQASSTKIKMLRRLVLQASTQRCSLFGASSSLSWCRQSSSSSSSQSPNSNFVEHLEDNEPASPTPPSAAISIDRSGLHNPPQHSHEPSSDCELVKHLKSIIKFRGGPISVAEYMEEVLTNPKAGFYINRDVFGAEGDFITSPEVSQMFGEMVGVWAMCLWEQMGQPKNLNLVELGPGRGTLLADLLRGASKFRNFTDSLHIHMVECSPTLRKLQYRNLKCINKNDTDGDAEEHIISRLTGTSVSWHATLEQVPAGTPTIIIAHEFYDALPVHQFQRASLGWCEKMVDVAENSMFQFVLSKQPTPATLYLLKRFKWAENEEIGKLEQVEVCPKAMDLTQAIAKRIGSDGGGALIIDYGLNGIVSDSLQAIRKHGFVNILDNPGTADLSAYVDFAAIRHSAEVASDDVAVHGPMTQSQFLGALGINFRAEALMENCTDEQADSLRTGYWRLVGEGEAPFWEGPAEQAPLGMGTRYLAMAIVNKKQGVPIPFQ
- the LOC107860562 gene encoding thioredoxin H2 is translated as MGSFLSSMVGGVEAQAATEESGSPSEESCVIAFHSSNRWQLHFNNSKQLNKLIVVDFAASWCGPCKFIEPAIKAMASKYTDVDFVKIDVDELSDVAQEFGVQAMPTFLLLKQGKEVERVVGAKKDELEEKILKHREAPKYAA